From a single Kryptolebias marmoratus isolate JLee-2015 linkage group LG17, ASM164957v2, whole genome shotgun sequence genomic region:
- the LOC108247320 gene encoding G-protein coupled receptor 1-like has product MLPEVCPQRNDLLRNSSTSGFVWEQFDFDICNNFEVGRYTWACISLLCFTVGFPATLVILWRMSRMCRGGTVFTPNDLFILHLTIMDVGFLAFLPIGLLNHFYLKVWAIEALWNLVYSLNTLGRPFLMACVCFDCYLAVVHPIFYHKNKSLTPRFVAVGVVWTLTAANGLTFFLFYRLFFSFFPAVTYSVPIVIIGVCDGVIVYKLVKSDPVGKRIHPQKQRAIQTLIYSLAMTAISYLPPVIFLSVGRPLAGSFNVFVCAIGFPINITSTLGSTFMPVLYLYNVGTLNCARLRCCKH; this is encoded by the coding sequence ATGCTGCCTGAAGTCTGTCCGCAGCGCAACGATTTGTTGAGAAACTCCTCCACCTCTGGGTTTGTCTGGGAGCAGTTTGACTTCGACATCTGCAACAACTTTGAGGTTGGCAGGTATACGTGGGCTTGTATTTCATTGCTGTGCTTCACGGTCGGGTTTCCCGCCACCCTCGTGATCCTCTGGAGGATGTCTAGGATGTGCAGGGGAGGAACCGTCTTCACACCCAACGACCTCTTCATCCTGCACCTCACCATCATGGATGTGGGCTTCTTGGCCTTTCTTCCAATTGGTTTATTAAATCACTTCTATCTGAAGGTTTGGGCGATTGAAGCGCTTTGGAACCTTGTTTATAGCTTGAACACGTTAGGGAGACCCTTCCTAATGGCTTGCGTCTGCTTCGACTGCTACCTGGCTGTGGTTCATCCAATCTTTTACCATAAGAACAAAAGCCTGACCCCCAGGTTTGTGGCGGTGGGTGTTGTTTGGACTCTGACAGCTGCTAATGGACTCACATTCTTCCTTTTTTACAGGTTGTTCTTCAGCTTCTTTCCTGCCGTGACATATTCTGTTCCAATTGTAATAATAGGAGTCTGTGACGGCGTAATAGTGTATAAATTAGTAAAGTCTGACCCCGTGGGAAAACGAATTCACCCCCAGAAGCAAAGAGCCATTCAGACCCTCATCTACAGCCTGGCCATGACCGCCATCTCCTACCTCCCTCCGGTGATTTTCCTTTCAGTGGGGAGGCCTCTCGCTGGCAGTTTCAACGTATTCGTCTGCGCAATCGGTTTTCCCATCAACATCACTTCCACTCTAGGCTCGACGTTCATGCCTGTGCTTTACTTATATAATGTTGGCACGCTCAACTGCGCCAGGCTTCGATGCTGCAAACACTAA
- the LOC108246841 gene encoding potassium voltage-gated channel subfamily H member 6, protein MKGEEPAIGRSKCCSSPTPRMELLSPSKAKERPQNVTEKVTQVLSLESDVLPEYKLQAPERTWWILLHYSPFKAFWDWIILLLVLYTAVFTPYSAAFLLDEHGDLRQRRCGYTCNPLNIVDLLVDVLFIVDIVINLRTTYVDQNDEVVMQPSLIAKHYIKGWFFIDLFAAIPFDLIVFRSGSDEMATLTSLLKTARLLRLVRVARKLDRYSEYGAAVLFLLMCTFVLIAHWLACIWYAIGFVERPYTETGWLDNLAGQLGKAYNDSDSTSGPSVKDKYVTALYFTLSSLTSVGFGNVSPNTNSEKLFSICVMVIGSLMYASIFGNVSAIIQRLYSGTTRYHTQMLRVKEFIRFHQIPGALRQRLEEYFQHAWSYANGIDMNAVLKGFPVSLQADICLHLNRSLLQNCKAFRGGSQACLRALAMRIRTVHAPPGDTLIHYGDILDSLFFISRGSIQVMRDYVVIALLEKNDIFGELIHLFDEPGRSNADVYTLTYCDLHRIPREDLLEVLDVYPNFADNFWRNLEITFDLRDTDPVAPIITDDSGDDCEYRHQPKHRIHSLDCRIRPDGIDHEDSYPLQSCHHSLAQAGWEDLWSCGSSCSQSSDGLTKPLTHNAGTELYPPEDARRDYSPSVVQLLPQSGTSAGRDAALERGHQASSQNVPGMYGCWPDQRSQQISDHVLRSSSACNSNHPPLITEERPSELESRLEVLQSQLNRLEIRMTADINVILQLLQRQIAPVPPAYSPVLSSTLPNDSAGLYRTGTPVLHSIYSISPIQIDNRTPKQSLDQTELKSSKKSQESLSSGIHMTAASDDTMFMTVTPETETHPGLTPRLPQQSVKSAFEAKARLYEKLHCPSLPVDLDLTSERAEIQKHVSDPVLPVS, encoded by the exons ATGAAGGGTGAAGAACCAGCCATCGGAAGGTCTAAATGCTGTTCGTCTCCGACACCCAGAATGGAGCTGCTCAGCCCCTCCAAGGCGAAGGAACGCCCTCAGAACGTCACGGAGAAGGTCACGCAG GTACTTTCTTTGGAGTCCGATGTACTTCCTGAATATAAGCTCCAGGCGCCGGAGAGAACGTGGTGGATCTTGCTTCACTACAGCCCCTTCAAGGCGTTTTGGGACTGGATTATTCTCCTCCTGGTGCTTTACACAGCTGTTTTCACTCCGTACTCCGCTGCCTTCCTCTTGGACGAACATGGGGATTTAAGACAAAGGAGATGCGGCTACACGTGTAACCCCCTAAATATAGTGGACCTTCTGGTGGACGTGCTGTTTATTGTTGACATAGTCATCAACCTTCGCACCACGTACGTGGACCAGAATGACGAGGTGGTCATGCAGCCGAGCCTGATAGCCAAACATTATATCAAAGGCTGGTTCTTTATTGATCTGTTCGCTGCAATCCCCTTTGACCTTATCGTTTTTAGATCTGGGTCTGATGAG ATGGCAACCTTAACAAGCCTACTCAAAACAGCTCGGCTGTTGAGACTGGTCCGTGTGGCAAGAAAGCTGGACCGATATTCTGAATATGGAGCTGCAGTCCTCTTCTTGCTCATGTGTACGTTTGTTCTCATCGCCCATTGGCTCGCCTGCATTTGGTATGCCATTGGCTTTGTGGAGAGGCCGTACACCGAGACTGGTTGGCTGGACAACCTGGCTGGACAACTAGGAAAAGCGTACAATGACAGTGATTCCACCTCCGGTCCTTCAGTGAAAGACAAATATGTCACCGCTCTCTACTTCACTTTGAGCAGTTTGACAAGTGTGGGGTTTGGTAACGTCTCTCCAAACACTAACTCTGAGAAGCTCTTCTCCATCTGCGTCATGGTCATCGGAT CTCTCATGTATGCCAGCATATTTGGGAATGTGTCTGCCATCATCCAGCGACTGTACTCCGGTACAACCCGCTACCACACCCAGATGCTGCGGGTCAAAGAGTTCATCCGCTTCCACCAAATTCCAGGTGCTCTCCGACAAAGACTGGAGGAGTACTTTCAGCATGCCTGGTCCTACGCAAATGGCATCGACATGAATGCT GTGCTGAAGGGGTTTCCAGTGTCTCTGCAGGCAGACATCTGTTTGCACCTCAATCGTTCTTTGCTACAAAACTGCAAGGCTTTCCGTGGCGGCAGCCAAGCATGTCTGCGTGCGTTAGCGATGAGGATCAGGACTGTCCACGCTCCTCCAGGGGACACGTTGATTCACTATGGAGACATCCTAGACTCGCTCTTCTTCATCTCACGGGGTTCCATCCAAGTGATGAGGGATTATGTGGTGATAGCCTTATTAG AAAAGAATGACATCTTTGGAGAGCTCATCCACCTGTTTGACGAACCAGGAAGGTCCAATGCAGACGTGTACACCCTCACCTACTGCGACCTGCACCGCATCCCAAGGGAAGATCTGCTGGAGGTTCTTGATGTTTACCCAAATTTTGCTGACAACTTCTGGAGGAACCTGGAGATCACGTTTGACCTGCGAGAT ACTGATCCAGTGGCACCGATAATAACTGATGATTCTGGGGACGACTGTGAATATCGCCACcaaccaaaacacagaattcACTCCCTTGACTGCAGAATAAGGCCAG ATGGAATCGATCATGAAGACTCGTATCCCCTTCAGTCCTGCCATCACTCACTTGCTCAGGCCGGCTGGGAGGATCTGTGGAGCTGTGGGTCCTCATGTTCCCAGTCAAGTGACGGTCTGACGAAGCCTCTTACTCACAACGCTGGAACAGAGCTTTACCCTCCAGAAGACGCCAGACGGGACTACTCTCCTTCTGTGGTGCAACTGCTGCCCCAAAGTGGAACCTCGGCGGGGAGGGATGCGGCGTTGGAGCGAGGCCACCAAG CCTCGTCTCAGAATGTGCCAGGAATGTACGGCTGCTGGCCAGATCAGCGGTCTCAACAGATTTCCGATCACGTCTTGAGATCTTCTTCTGCCTGCAACTCAAACCACCCGCCACTCATCACAGAGGAGAGACCCAGCGAGCTCGAGTCTCGACTGGAAGTCTTGCAGTCGCAGCTCAACAG GTTGGAAATTCGCATGACAGCTGACATCAATGTTATTCTGCAGCTTCTCCAGAGGCAGATTGCTCCTGTTCCCCCAGCTTACAGTCCTGTATTATCCAGTACCCTCCCTAATGATTCAGCTGGTTTATACAGGACCGGGACTCCAGTGCTGCACAGCATTTATTCAATTTCCCCCATACAAATAGACAACAGGACACCCAAACAG agCTTGGACCAGACGGAGCTTAAATCCTCCAAAAAGTCCCAGGAATCCCTGTCCAGCGGCATCCACATGACCGCAGCGTCTGACGACACAATGTTCATGACAGTAACCCCCGAAACCGAAACCCATCCAGGTTTAACTCCACGGCTGCCGCAGCAGTCAGTCAAGTCGGCCTTCGAGGCCAAGGCCCGGCTGTATGAGAAGCTCCACTGTCCCTCACTGCCAGTGGACCTGGATCTCACCTCAGAACGGGCCGAGATCCAGAAACACGTCTCAGACCCGGTGCTGCCCGTCTCCTGA
- the LOC108247123 gene encoding translational activator of cytochrome c oxidase 1 — protein MVGLGTTLLTVLRTLRPPTPAVAPGRLPVPQPVPPPASRVLSPAWNRTCPVRTLQVSSAVRAGHNKWSKVKHIKGPKDEARAKVFAKFGMLIRIAVKEGGPNPEMNVNLAHVLEQCRNKNMPKVSIDAAIKSAEKAKPASIHMFEARGPGGCLLLIEALSDSYPRTTQEIKRLLNKNKGMMSDKARNNFNQRGVVMVSGQDVTTEKALELAIEAGAEDVQNTEDEEEKPQLKFVCAVTDLHKVRDSLEGLGMQIMSAGLEFVPRNHISIDDDQMEEASILIEALSDCPDVVRVWDNIQADS, from the exons aTGGTGGGGTTGGGGACGACGCTGCTGACGGTTCTCCGGACCCTCCGCCCTCCGACGCCGGCCGTGGCTCCGGGACGGCTTCCGGTGCCACAGCCCGTCCCTCCGCCGGCCTCACGCGTCCTGTCCCCGGCGTGGAACAGGACGTGTCCAGTCAGGACGCTGCAGGTGTCCTCCGCTGTCCGCGCGGGTCACAACAAGTGGTCCAAAGTGAAACACATAAAGGGACCGAAAGACGAGGCGAGAGCTAAGGTGTTTGCGAAGTTTGGGATGTTGATAAGAATAGCTGTGAAGG AAGGTGGTCCCAACCCGGAGATGAATGTGAACTTGGCTCATGTTTTGGAGCAGTGCAGGAACAAGAACATGCCCAAAGTATCCATAGATGCAGCAATCAAGAGTGCG GAGAAGGCCAAACCAGCATCCATCCACATGTTTGAAGCCAGAGGACCCGGTGGATGCCTGCTGCTCATCGAGGCTCTGTCTGACAGCTACCCGCGCACCACTCAGGAAATCAAACGCCTGCTTAACAAGAACAA AGGGATGATGTCTGACAAAGCCCGGAACAACTTCAACCAGAGGGGCGTGGTGATGGTGTCGGGTCAGGATGTCACCACGGAGAAAGCCCTGGAGTTAGCCATCGAGGCAGGAGCTGAAGACGTCCAAAAtactgaggatgaggaggagaagcCCCAGCTGAAG tttgtgtgtgcagtgaCGGACCTGCACAAAGTGCGAGACTCACTGGAGGGCCTGGGGATGCAGATTATGTCTGCTGGGTTGGAGTTTGTTCCTCGCAATCACATCTCTATAGACGATGACCAGATGGAAGAAGCTTCGATCCTCATAGAAGCCCTCAGTGACTGTCCAGATGTGGTGCGGGTGTGGGACAACATCCAGGCTGACAGCTGA